The following are encoded together in the bacterium genome:
- a CDS encoding SUF system NifU family Fe-S cluster assembly protein, translating into MALEDLYREVILDHYRNPRNRQVLGRANAAADGNNPLCGDEVRVELLIEGGEVTAIGVTGHGCSISQASGSMMGDAVKGRSIETIRTLTDRFKGMMSIDGAGEPGLDPSRPGAVLGDLEALQGVRKFPVRIKCANLPWTTLEEAINNFVASH; encoded by the coding sequence ATGGCGCTTGAAGACCTCTACCGCGAGGTGATCCTCGACCATTACCGGAATCCCCGTAACCGGCAGGTCCTCGGGCGGGCCAACGCGGCCGCCGACGGGAACAATCCGCTGTGCGGCGACGAGGTCCGGGTCGAACTGCTGATCGAGGGGGGCGAGGTCACCGCTATCGGGGTGACCGGTCACGGATGCTCGATATCGCAAGCCTCGGGCTCGATGATGGGCGACGCGGTCAAGGGGCGGAGCATCGAGACGATCCGGACGCTCACGGACCGGTTCAAGGGCATGATGAGCATTGACGGCGCCGGTGAGCCCGGGCTCGACCCGAGCCGGCCGGGTGCGGTCCTGGGTGATCTGGAGGCACTCCAGGGAGTCCGCAAGTTCCCGGTCCGCATCAAGTGCGCCAACCTGCCCTGGACCACTCTGGAAGAGGCCATCAACAACTTCGTTGCCAGTCATTAG
- a CDS encoding PhoH family protein — protein sequence MLDLLGERDSHLRMVETAYPEAVIVARGDEIVFQGDGRAARRAHKVVEELLMLVQQGMSLEPEGVNRVIQMVNDSVPSPSGVLGETIEVARGKIIRPKTVGQLRYVEAIRRSTLVFGIGPAGTGKTYLAMAAATESLITGKVKRIVLTRPAVEAGERLGFLPGDLEAKFNPYLRPLYDALYEMLGPDDVMGYIERGTIEIAPLAYMRGRTLNDSIVVLDEAQNTSRAQMKMFLTRLGFNSKMIITGDATQVDLPPDRLSGLAHARGILGQVRDVAVVHLDAADVVRHRLVAEIVKAYEAADKGPTGR from the coding sequence ATGCTGGACCTGCTCGGCGAACGGGATTCCCACCTCCGGATGGTGGAAACGGCATATCCCGAAGCCGTGATCGTGGCGCGTGGTGACGAGATCGTGTTCCAGGGCGACGGACGGGCGGCCCGCCGTGCCCACAAAGTGGTGGAGGAGTTGCTGATGCTCGTGCAGCAGGGCATGAGTCTGGAGCCGGAAGGTGTGAATCGGGTGATACAGATGGTCAATGACTCGGTGCCCTCTCCCAGTGGTGTCCTGGGGGAGACCATCGAAGTGGCCCGCGGCAAGATCATCCGGCCCAAGACGGTGGGCCAGCTCCGCTATGTCGAGGCGATCCGTCGGTCGACTCTCGTGTTCGGGATCGGTCCGGCCGGGACCGGCAAGACCTATCTGGCCATGGCGGCCGCCACGGAGTCCTTGATCACGGGGAAGGTCAAGCGGATAGTCCTCACCAGGCCGGCGGTCGAGGCAGGGGAGAGGCTCGGCTTCCTGCCCGGCGATCTGGAGGCCAAGTTCAACCCCTATCTCCGACCACTGTACGACGCCTTGTACGAGATGCTCGGGCCCGACGACGTCATGGGCTACATAGAGAGGGGAACGATCGAGATCGCCCCCCTTGCCTACATGCGGGGCCGCACGCTCAACGATTCGATCGTGGTGCTGGACGAGGCGCAGAACACGTCCCGGGCGCAGATGAAGATGTTCTTGACCAGGCTGGGGTTCAACTCGAAGATGATCATCACCGGCGACGCCACCCAGGTCGATCTGCCGCCGGATCGCCTGTCGGGGCTGGCCCACGCCCGGGGAATCCTGGGGCAGGTGCGGGACGTCGCAGTGGTCCACCTGGACGCCGCCGATGTCGTTCGCCACCGTCTGGTGGCAGAGATCGTGAAAGCCTACGAGGCGGCGGACAAGGGGCCGACCGGCCGATGA
- a CDS encoding HDIG domain-containing protein, with protein sequence MTRRVRAVITGLILVATAALSWAGMLINQEFTTVQVVVGEPAPQAFVAESPIEIQDSAATEVARQAARDAVDPVYGRHEEIDAIVINDIRAFFQSLRAATVDQGARPLPVVTTTSTVARQTVPTTTVATTVATTVDPGAEPGQEPGTVTQEAPTPTTLPTAVAATAGVNGRVFIDTDANGFFNLAVDYGLGDVRVVAYDATGTRFETVTFSDGRYSVGRMAPGPAAVLIDTDSVPDRLTGPEQLLSQDVELVDGQETVTIHIPLRPAVTSKDTQLASLQARGLLLSDSAVSLLVDIATGDVLREIRGQEPWLLSIERETLLLATEALNTDGGILSEDLREVQIQIRSTPRFVQLPEADSAIWQQVSQVVPEVATVFLAANKTVDAVATEGLREERAGEVVPLTIRYEAGEVIVEEGREVTEEIEAALSDAGLLGRAAPRYVALAAAVAIVVGLPALYLYRFQRSVWNSMRRMSLFGLLVVLAAVSARGAAVFAAGGDGAIGFLMPAAAFGLMTAILFDARTAVLMAVVVGSMTSIATTDPGYTLYAGLSVLVPIPFVSAISARRDLRRAGLYIMAMCGGVAALIAWFFPQDISILRSAAFAVGGGAISWLVGSSLLSVLEIVFDITTSLRLLDLTDRNHPALRLLEEKAIGSFNHSLMVGTLADRAARAVGANPLLARAGAYYHDLGKTEHPQFFIENQFGIQNPHDEMPPLRSAEVLRRHVLDGLSLARKFRIPGDVAEAVITHHGDGIMHFFYNKARKQYGDDAVDREDYRHAGRKPVKKEMAIVMLADSVEGACRAVFQVEEPTPERIEQLVEKVVGEKVADGQLSASDVTLGDLSRVKEAMVEALVGHYHQRIPYPDFPGGEPG encoded by the coding sequence ATGACACGCCGTGTCAGGGCCGTGATCACCGGGCTGATCCTGGTGGCTACCGCTGCACTCTCCTGGGCCGGCATGCTGATCAACCAGGAGTTCACCACCGTCCAGGTGGTGGTGGGGGAGCCGGCGCCCCAGGCCTTCGTGGCGGAGTCCCCGATCGAGATCCAGGACTCCGCTGCCACCGAGGTCGCCCGCCAGGCGGCGCGGGATGCGGTGGACCCGGTGTACGGGCGGCACGAGGAAATCGACGCCATCGTGATCAACGACATCCGGGCCTTCTTCCAGTCGCTGCGGGCCGCCACCGTCGATCAGGGCGCCCGCCCGTTGCCGGTGGTCACCACGACGAGCACCGTGGCCCGCCAGACGGTACCCACCACCACCGTCGCGACGACCGTGGCCACGACCGTCGATCCGGGTGCGGAGCCGGGGCAGGAACCGGGCACGGTCACCCAGGAGGCGCCCACGCCGACCACCCTGCCCACCGCCGTGGCCGCGACGGCCGGTGTCAACGGGCGGGTGTTCATCGATACCGATGCGAACGGGTTCTTCAACCTCGCGGTGGATTACGGCCTCGGAGACGTGAGGGTGGTGGCCTACGACGCGACCGGGACCCGCTTCGAGACGGTCACGTTCTCGGACGGTCGTTACTCGGTCGGACGGATGGCGCCGGGGCCCGCGGCCGTTCTCATCGATACCGACTCCGTTCCTGACAGGTTGACCGGCCCCGAGCAGCTCCTCTCCCAGGACGTTGAGCTCGTGGACGGCCAGGAGACGGTTACGATCCACATCCCCTTGCGCCCCGCCGTGACCTCCAAGGACACCCAGTTGGCCAGCCTCCAGGCGCGCGGCCTGCTGCTGTCGGACAGTGCGGTCTCCCTCCTTGTAGACATCGCCACGGGGGACGTCCTCCGCGAGATCCGGGGCCAGGAGCCGTGGCTGCTCTCGATCGAACGCGAGACCCTCCTGCTGGCGACCGAGGCTCTCAATACCGACGGCGGGATCCTCAGCGAGGACCTGCGCGAGGTCCAGATACAGATCCGCTCCACGCCCAGGTTCGTCCAGCTACCGGAGGCCGACTCGGCGATATGGCAGCAGGTCTCCCAGGTGGTGCCGGAGGTGGCCACCGTGTTCCTAGCGGCCAACAAGACGGTCGACGCCGTGGCTACGGAGGGTCTCCGGGAGGAGAGGGCGGGCGAGGTCGTCCCCCTGACCATCCGGTATGAGGCCGGTGAAGTGATCGTGGAGGAGGGCCGGGAGGTCACCGAGGAGATCGAGGCGGCGCTGTCCGATGCGGGGCTGCTCGGGCGGGCGGCGCCCCGATACGTAGCGCTGGCGGCGGCGGTGGCCATCGTGGTCGGGTTGCCTGCGCTCTACCTATACAGGTTCCAAAGGAGCGTCTGGAACTCGATGCGCCGCATGTCCCTGTTCGGCCTGCTGGTGGTGCTGGCGGCGGTGTCGGCCCGTGGGGCGGCCGTGTTCGCAGCCGGGGGAGACGGCGCGATCGGCTTCCTGATGCCGGCGGCCGCCTTCGGCCTGATGACCGCCATCCTGTTCGACGCCCGCACGGCGGTGCTGATGGCTGTGGTCGTGGGATCGATGACGTCCATTGCCACCACCGACCCCGGCTACACGCTGTACGCCGGCCTGTCGGTGCTCGTACCGATCCCGTTCGTATCGGCTATCTCGGCCCGGCGCGACCTGCGGCGGGCGGGCCTTTACATCATGGCGATGTGCGGCGGCGTCGCGGCGCTGATCGCCTGGTTCTTCCCCCAGGACATCAGCATTCTCCGGTCGGCGGCGTTCGCGGTCGGCGGTGGCGCCATCTCCTGGCTGGTCGGAAGCTCGCTGCTCTCGGTTCTGGAGATCGTGTTCGACATCACCACCTCGCTACGACTCCTGGACCTGACCGATCGCAACCATCCTGCCCTCCGCCTGCTGGAGGAGAAGGCCATCGGCTCCTTCAACCACTCCCTGATGGTGGGGACGCTGGCGGATCGAGCGGCCCGAGCGGTGGGCGCCAACCCGTTGCTGGCCCGGGCGGGCGCCTACTACCACGATCTCGGCAAGACCGAGCATCCACAGTTCTTCATCGAGAACCAGTTCGGCATCCAGAACCCCCATGACGAGATGCCCCCCCTGCGGTCCGCCGAGGTGCTGCGCCGCCACGTGCTGGACGGCCTGAGCCTGGCGCGCAAGTTCCGGATCCCCGGAGATGTGGCCGAAGCCGTCATCACCCACCATGGCGACGGCATCATGCATTTCTTCTACAACAAGGCCCGCAAGCAGTACGGGGACGATGCCGTGGACAGGGAGGACTACCGCCACGCGGGGCGCAAACCGGTCAAGAAGGAAATGGCCATCGTCATGCTCGCCGACTCGGTCGAGGGCGCCTGCCGGGCGGTCTTCCAGGTGGAGGAGCCCACGCCGGAACGCATCGAGCAGTTGGTGGAGAAAGTGGTCGGGGAGAAGGTGGCCGACGGCCAGCTCTCGGCTTCGGATGTGACGCTGGGGGATCTCAGCAGGGTGAAGGAAGCCATGGTCGAGGCTCTGGTGGGGCACTACCACCAGCGCATCCCCTACCCGGACTTCCCCGGCGGAGAACCGGGTTGA
- a CDS encoding hemolysin family protein, which produces MNWLAWTAAVAVLSLAAALRAAGESLVRTPRADALHDAADGREGAGIVAELLEERTRIRPAISLIHATLLVTVALSAAWATGAMLSGSRLAMALALTAAMIVLLGDLWPRSVGRKRPHRIAYRLARLLRLAISIGSRAGDLIEDEEDIVLAPAVANGDHDPSDREEIRMISSVLEFSDAIVREVMVPRTDMVTLGAASTTTEALDLILDCGYSRVPVTGKGTDDIVGMVYAKDLLGRVAASRDPEPVTRISREPYFVPESKPVPDLLREMQSTQIHIAIAVDEFGGTAGLVTIEDLIEELVGEIVDEYDTEAPMVQPLDDGGFLVAARLSVDDLNQVLGADLPDDEWDTVGGLVLGLAGRVPMVGERFEMGEAVLVADRVQGRRVERVLVHRVGDTDR; this is translated from the coding sequence ATGAACTGGCTGGCCTGGACGGCGGCGGTGGCGGTGCTCTCGCTGGCGGCAGCGCTCCGGGCGGCCGGTGAGTCGCTGGTCCGCACGCCTCGAGCCGATGCCTTGCACGACGCCGCGGACGGCAGGGAGGGCGCCGGGATCGTCGCGGAGCTGCTGGAGGAGCGCACCCGTATCCGGCCGGCCATCTCCTTGATACATGCCACCCTCCTGGTGACCGTCGCCCTCTCGGCCGCCTGGGCTACCGGGGCCATGCTGAGCGGGTCGCGGCTGGCTATGGCGCTGGCGCTGACGGCCGCCATGATCGTGCTGCTGGGAGACCTGTGGCCCCGCTCGGTCGGCCGGAAGCGGCCCCACCGGATCGCATACCGGCTGGCCAGGCTGTTGCGCCTGGCGATCTCGATCGGCAGCCGGGCGGGAGACCTGATCGAGGACGAGGAGGACATCGTCCTGGCCCCGGCCGTGGCCAACGGCGATCACGATCCGTCGGATCGAGAGGAGATCCGTATGATCTCCTCGGTTCTGGAGTTCTCCGATGCCATCGTGCGCGAGGTGATGGTGCCGCGAACGGACATGGTGACGCTGGGCGCCGCCAGCACCACCACGGAGGCCCTGGATCTCATCCTGGACTGCGGCTACTCGCGGGTGCCGGTCACCGGCAAGGGGACGGACGACATAGTGGGAATGGTGTATGCCAAGGACTTGTTGGGCCGGGTGGCGGCATCACGGGATCCGGAGCCCGTCACCCGGATCTCCCGCGAGCCCTACTTCGTTCCCGAGTCCAAGCCCGTGCCCGACCTGCTCCGGGAGATGCAGTCGACCCAGATTCACATCGCCATTGCGGTGGACGAGTTCGGCGGGACCGCCGGGCTGGTCACCATCGAGGACCTGATCGAGGAGTTGGTGGGTGAGATAGTCGACGAGTACGACACCGAGGCCCCCATGGTGCAGCCTCTGGATGACGGAGGGTTCCTGGTGGCGGCTCGATTGTCGGTGGACGACCTCAACCAGGTCTTGGGCGCCGATCTGCCCGATGACGAGTGGGATACCGTGGGCGGCCTGGTGCTCGGGCTGGCAGGGCGGGTTCCGATGGTGGGGGAGCGCTTCGAGATGGGTGAGGCCGTGCTGGTCGCCGACCGGGTGCAGGGTCGGCGGGTGGAACGCGTGCTGGTCCACCGGGTGGGTGACACCGATCGCTGA
- a CDS encoding class II fumarate hydratase translates to MVRFRIEKDSMGEVEIPSDALYGASTRRAVENFPISDRRFGRWFIWALGLIKGSAAQVAGAERHLPTEIASAVSQAADEVMAGLWDDHFVLDVFQTGSGTSTNTNANEVIANRAAQLLGGSTGDRSVHPNDHVNFGQSSNDVIPTAMHVAAASATREDLMPALEALARSLEARSADFGDVVKSGRTHLMDATPVTLGQEFSSYAAQVAKGVERLLAVLPDLDELALGGTAVGTGINAPPGFAASVIGLMARRTGYPLREAANHFEAQAGKDAVVMASGALKTVAVSLSKIANDLRWLASGPRTGLGEIRLPALQPGSSIMPGKVNPVIPEMVCQVAAQVIGNDSAISWGGASGNFELNVMMPMMAHNLLESIGLLATASSTLRERCVDGIEADAVRARRLAESNLAVVTALNPRIGYDMGARVAKEAYATGRTIREVVLDMGLMDAEELDRVLDIKRMTEGGIL, encoded by the coding sequence TTGGTGCGGTTCCGGATCGAGAAGGACTCCATGGGGGAGGTGGAGATCCCATCGGATGCTCTCTACGGCGCCTCGACCCGGAGGGCAGTAGAGAACTTCCCCATCTCCGACCGTAGGTTCGGCCGCTGGTTCATCTGGGCGCTCGGCCTGATCAAGGGCTCGGCCGCGCAGGTGGCGGGCGCGGAACGTCATCTGCCGACCGAGATCGCCTCGGCGGTGTCGCAGGCAGCGGACGAGGTCATGGCCGGTCTCTGGGACGACCACTTCGTGCTCGACGTCTTCCAGACCGGGTCGGGTACCTCCACCAACACCAACGCCAACGAGGTCATCGCCAACCGGGCCGCCCAGTTGCTCGGAGGTTCGACAGGGGACCGGTCGGTCCATCCCAACGATCACGTCAACTTCGGCCAGTCCTCGAACGATGTGATCCCCACCGCCATGCACGTGGCGGCTGCGTCCGCCACCAGAGAGGACCTGATGCCTGCGCTGGAGGCGCTGGCTCGATCGCTCGAGGCGAGGTCGGCCGACTTCGGGGACGTGGTCAAGTCCGGCCGCACCCACCTGATGGACGCCACGCCCGTGACGCTGGGCCAGGAGTTCTCCTCGTACGCGGCGCAGGTCGCGAAGGGCGTCGAACGCCTGCTGGCGGTGTTGCCCGACCTCGACGAGCTCGCCCTGGGAGGCACCGCCGTCGGAACGGGAATCAACGCGCCGCCCGGGTTCGCGGCTTCGGTCATCGGGCTGATGGCCAGGAGGACCGGCTATCCGCTCCGGGAGGCCGCCAACCACTTCGAGGCCCAGGCGGGGAAGGATGCGGTCGTCATGGCTTCGGGCGCCCTGAAGACCGTCGCGGTGTCCCTGTCCAAGATCGCCAACGATCTGCGCTGGCTGGCGTCGGGACCCCGTACGGGCCTGGGGGAGATCAGGCTTCCCGCCCTCCAGCCGGGATCCTCGATCATGCCCGGAAAGGTCAATCCGGTCATTCCCGAGATGGTGTGCCAGGTTGCCGCGCAGGTGATCGGAAACGACTCGGCCATCTCATGGGGCGGTGCCAGCGGCAACTTCGAGCTCAACGTGATGATGCCGATGATGGCCCACAACCTCCTGGAGTCGATCGGGCTCCTGGCCACCGCCTCGTCCACCCTGCGGGAACGCTGCGTCGACGGGATCGAGGCGGATGCGGTGCGGGCTCGCCGGCTGGCGGAGAGCAACCTGGCGGTGGTCACCGCCCTCAACCCGCGCATCGGCTACGACATGGGCGCCCGGGTGGCCAAGGAGGCCTACGCCACGGGCCGCACCATCCGCGAGGTGGTGCTCGACATGGGTCTGATGGACGCGGAGGAGTTGGATCGGGTGCTGGACATCAAGCGGATGACCGAGGGAGGAATCCTTTAG
- the era gene encoding GTPase Era, with product MRSGFVAVVGRPNVGKSTLINSLVGQKVTITSRRPQTTRLSVRGVLTVEDTAAQIVFVDTPGLHRPRTALGERLNSTAYRTVTDADCTVFVIDATARVGPGDRRIAEHLLDSVEQEQVVLIVNKVDAARKSRVAERLSEAALWDFGAYIPVSALEGDGLERVVAELVPRLPEGPALYPPGVVSDRPDEVLIAETVREKLLPGLWQELPHSVAVKTEGIEVREDGLTRIEAVIYVERESQKGIVVGAGGTNLRDAGTRARRELEEALGRRIFLDLRVKVEKDWQRYPDRIERLGL from the coding sequence GTGCGTTCCGGATTCGTGGCGGTGGTGGGGCGGCCCAACGTCGGCAAGTCGACGTTGATCAACAGCCTGGTCGGGCAGAAGGTGACCATCACCTCCCGGCGGCCGCAGACCACCCGATTGAGCGTCCGGGGCGTTCTGACGGTGGAAGACACCGCCGCCCAGATCGTGTTCGTGGATACGCCCGGGCTCCACCGCCCCCGGACGGCCCTGGGTGAGCGCCTCAACTCGACCGCATACCGGACCGTGACCGACGCCGACTGCACGGTGTTCGTCATAGACGCCACCGCCCGGGTTGGGCCCGGAGACCGCCGTATAGCGGAACACCTCCTCGACTCGGTGGAACAGGAGCAGGTGGTCCTGATCGTCAACAAGGTGGACGCGGCGCGCAAGAGTCGCGTGGCGGAACGGTTGAGCGAGGCGGCGCTGTGGGACTTCGGCGCCTACATCCCGGTCTCGGCTCTCGAGGGCGACGGCCTGGAAAGGGTGGTCGCCGAGCTGGTTCCCCGCCTGCCGGAAGGTCCGGCCCTGTATCCACCCGGTGTGGTGAGCGACCGGCCGGACGAGGTATTGATCGCCGAGACCGTCCGGGAGAAGTTGCTACCCGGGCTCTGGCAGGAGTTACCCCACTCGGTAGCCGTCAAGACCGAGGGGATCGAGGTCCGGGAGGATGGCCTGACCCGTATCGAAGCGGTCATCTACGTGGAGCGGGAGTCCCAGAAGGGGATCGTGGTGGGTGCGGGCGGGACCAACTTGCGCGATGCCGGCACCCGGGCGCGGCGCGAGCTGGAGGAGGCGCTGGGCCGGCGGATCTTCCTGGATCTCCGCGTGAAGGTCGAGAAGGACTGGCAGCGCTATCCCGACCGGATCGAGCGTCTCGGCCTGTAG
- a CDS encoding cysteine desulfurase codes for MIDTDAVRGDFPILERRINGRRLAFLDSAASSQKPVQVLDAMADIYRNSYANVHRGAYTLSHEATEAYEEARHKVAVFLNATSDEEIVFTRSATAAMNLFAYGWGLNNLKSGDRILTSVMEHHANIVPWHIIARHTGAELRYMELTDGFRLDLEGAHDRFDERVKVVAVSGMSNVLGTMPPVGEIARLAHEVGAVLLVDGAQLVPHAPVDVRTLGADFLGFSGHKMLGPTGIGVLWGRRALLESMEPAEGGGEMIRDVRLYESDWAEVPHKFEAGTPPFVEAIGLGAAVDYLSAIGMDNVLQHDRELTGYALERLAGVPGLSVQGPADTVDRGGAISFDLAGIHAHDVATILDQEGVAVRAGHHCAKPLLRSLGLTASTRASFYVYNVPAEVDALVDALGVARRIFGLDGA; via the coding sequence ATGATCGACACCGACGCCGTACGCGGTGACTTCCCCATCCTGGAGCGCAGGATCAACGGCCGCAGGTTGGCCTTTCTCGACTCCGCGGCGAGCTCGCAGAAGCCGGTACAGGTGCTCGACGCGATGGCGGACATCTACCGTAACTCCTACGCCAACGTCCATCGCGGCGCCTACACCCTCTCGCACGAGGCTACCGAGGCCTACGAGGAGGCCCGCCACAAGGTGGCCGTCTTCCTGAACGCCACCAGCGACGAGGAGATCGTCTTCACCCGTAGCGCCACCGCAGCGATGAACCTGTTCGCATACGGCTGGGGCCTCAACAATCTCAAGTCGGGTGACCGGATCCTGACCAGCGTGATGGAGCACCACGCCAATATCGTGCCCTGGCACATCATCGCCCGCCACACCGGGGCGGAACTGCGCTACATGGAGTTGACCGACGGTTTCCGGCTCGATCTGGAAGGTGCTCACGACCGGTTCGACGAGCGGGTCAAGGTGGTGGCGGTATCGGGAATGTCCAACGTGCTGGGCACCATGCCACCGGTGGGCGAGATCGCCCGCCTGGCTCACGAGGTGGGGGCCGTGCTCCTGGTCGACGGCGCCCAACTGGTTCCTCACGCTCCGGTGGACGTCCGGACCCTCGGGGCCGACTTCCTGGGGTTCTCGGGCCACAAGATGCTCGGGCCGACCGGCATCGGGGTCTTGTGGGGTCGGAGGGCGCTGCTGGAGAGCATGGAGCCGGCCGAGGGCGGCGGCGAGATGATCCGAGATGTCCGATTGTACGAATCGGATTGGGCGGAGGTGCCACACAAGTTCGAGGCCGGTACCCCGCCGTTCGTGGAGGCTATCGGGTTGGGCGCGGCGGTGGACTACCTGTCCGCCATCGGGATGGACAACGTTCTCCAGCACGATCGGGAACTCACCGGCTACGCCCTGGAGCGGCTCGCCGGAGTCCCCGGCCTCTCCGTTCAGGGCCCGGCGGACACCGTTGACCGGGGTGGTGCGATCAGCTTCGACCTGGCCGGCATCCACGCCCACGACGTAGCCACCATCCTCGACCAGGAGGGTGTGGCGGTACGGGCCGGGCACCACTGCGCCAAGCCGTTGCTCCGGAGCCTGGGTCTGACCGCCTCGACCCGGGCGTCGTTCTACGTCTATAACGTGCCCGCGGAGGTGGACGCGCTGGTGGACGCCCTAGGCGTGGCCCGGCGCATATTCGGACTCGACGGCGCTTGA
- the ybeY gene encoding rRNA maturation RNase YbeY encodes MEILLSNHQDLPVDGDGLCALAAVVLEKEDMPSSTEVGIMLVTDDDMAVHNQRFLGREGPTDVLALPLAPRGVRHRESAARSGAGVPYALGDVIIAPCYVQDQARRLGTAYEDEMALMVTHGLLHLVGYDHESDSEAEEMESRERHLLAAIGMERR; translated from the coding sequence GTGGAGATTCTCTTATCGAACCACCAGGACCTACCGGTCGACGGGGATGGCCTCTGCGCCCTGGCGGCGGTCGTGCTGGAGAAGGAGGACATGCCATCGTCCACCGAGGTGGGGATCATGCTGGTAACCGACGATGACATGGCGGTACACAATCAGCGGTTCCTGGGCCGGGAAGGGCCGACCGACGTGCTGGCGCTACCTCTTGCGCCGCGCGGTGTGAGGCATCGGGAGAGCGCCGCCCGGAGCGGGGCGGGGGTACCGTACGCGCTCGGCGACGTGATCATCGCGCCCTGTTACGTCCAAGACCAGGCGCGGCGCCTCGGCACTGCGTACGAGGATGAGATGGCGCTCATGGTCACCCACGGTCTGCTGCACCTGGTCGGTTATGACCATGAGTCGGATTCGGAGGCCGAAGAAATGGAATCGAGGGAGCGCCACCTCCTGGCCGCGATCGGGATGGAGCGGAGATGA
- the sufC gene encoding Fe-S cluster assembly ATPase SufC — translation MTDPGPLLAVEDLHASVGGQPILCGVNLTARRGEIHAIMGPNGSGKSTLAKVLMGHPGYEVTSGMVSFKGEDITEADPPSRANMGMFLAFQYPEEIPGVSVVNFLRTALSNRTGVDYTVLELRLRVMDAMESLGMDASFADRYVNQGFSGGERKRNEVLQMVVLEPELAIMDETDSGLDIDALQVVAEGVNRLAGPERGFVVITHYQRLLDYVTPDHVHVLVDGRIVRSGGADLAHQLEEEGYEAFRAVAAP, via the coding sequence TTGACCGACCCCGGCCCCCTGCTGGCCGTCGAAGACCTGCATGCGTCTGTCGGCGGACAACCCATCCTGTGCGGCGTCAACCTCACTGCCCGTAGGGGCGAGATCCACGCCATCATGGGTCCCAACGGCTCCGGGAAGTCCACCCTGGCCAAGGTCTTGATGGGACATCCGGGCTACGAGGTCACGTCCGGGATGGTCTCCTTCAAGGGGGAGGACATAACGGAGGCCGATCCCCCCAGCCGGGCCAACATGGGAATGTTTCTCGCCTTCCAGTATCCGGAGGAGATTCCGGGCGTGTCGGTCGTCAACTTCCTCCGCACCGCGCTCAGCAACCGGACCGGGGTCGATTACACCGTTCTCGAGTTGCGGTTGCGGGTCATGGACGCCATGGAGTCGCTCGGCATGGATGCCTCCTTCGCCGACCGCTACGTGAACCAGGGCTTCTCCGGAGGCGAACGCAAGCGCAACGAGGTCCTGCAGATGGTGGTGCTCGAGCCGGAGCTGGCCATCATGGACGAGACCGACTCCGGACTCGACATAGATGCCCTCCAGGTCGTGGCCGAAGGGGTGAACCGCCTGGCCGGGCCCGAGCGCGGGTTTGTCGTCATAACCCATTACCAGCGGCTCCTCGACTACGTCACCCCCGACCACGTCCACGTACTGGTTGATGGCCGGATCGTGAGATCCGGTGGCGCCGATTTGGCCCATCAACTGGAGGAGGAAGGATACGAAGCCTTCCGAGCCGTCGCGGCGCCATGA